One window from the genome of Oryctolagus cuniculus chromosome 1, mOryCun1.1, whole genome shotgun sequence encodes:
- the SLC29A2 gene encoding equilibrative nucleoside transporter 2 isoform X1, which translates to MCRSSFPQPAPVPAGSAAAAMARGDAPRDSYHLVGISFFILGLGTLLPWNFFITAIPYFQGRLAGANGTAGALSTNHTGPTDAFNFNNWVTLLSQLPLLLFTLLNSFLYQCVPEAVRILGSLLAMLLLFALTAALVKVDVSPGPFFSITMASVWFINSFCAVLQGSLFGQLGTMPSTYNTLFLSGQGLAGIFAALAMLTSMASGVDAQTSALGYFLTPCVGIVLSIVCYLSLPHLEFARYYLAKKPSQAPTQELETKAELLQCDEKNGVPSSPQKAALTSDVDPEKEPELEPAEPRDPGKPSVFVVFRKIWLTALCLVLVFTVTLSVFPAITAMVTSSTSPGKWTFSLPGEFFNPICCFLLFNVMDWLGRSLTSYFLWPVENSRLLPLLVCLRFLFVPLFMLCHVPQRARLPILFPQDAYFIIFMLLFAVSNGYLVSLTMCLAPRQVLAHEREVAGALMTFFLALGLSCGASLSFLFKALL; encoded by the exons ATGTGCAGGAGCAGCTTCCCCCAGCCCGCCCCGGTCCCGGCGGGTTCCGCTGCGGCCGCCATGGCGCGAGGAGACGCCCCGCGGGACAG CTACCACCTGGTCGGGATCAGCTTCTTTATCCTGGGGCTGGGCACCCTCCTTCCCTGGAACTTCTTCATCACCGCCATCCCG TACTTCCAGGGGCGGCTGGCGGGGGCCAACGGCACAGCCGGGGCCCTGAGCACCAACCACACGGGCCCCACAGACGCCTTCAACTTCAACAACTGGGTGACACTGCTGTCacagctgcctctgctgctcttcaCCCTCCTCAACTCCTTCCTGTACCAGTG CGTCCCGGAGGCCGTTAGGATCCTGGGCAGCCTGCTGGCCATGCTGCTGCTCTTCGCTCTCACGGCCGCGCTGGTCAAGGTGGACGTGAGCCCTGGGCCCTTCTTCTCCATCACCATGGCCTCCGTCTGGTTCATCAACT CTTTCTGCGCAGTTCTGCAGGGCAGCCTCTTCGGGCAGCTGGGCACCATGCCGTCCACGTACAACACCCTCTTCCTCAGCGGCCAGGGCCTGGCCGGGATCTTTGCTGCCCTTGCCATGCTCACGTCCATGGCCA GTGGTGTGGATGCCCAGACCTCCGCCCTGGGGTACTTCCTCACGCCCTGCGTGGGCATCGTCCTGTCCATCGTGTGCTACCTGAGCCTGCCGCACCTG GAGTTTGCCCGCTACTACCTGGCCAAGAAACCATCGCAGGCCCCGACCCAAGAGCTGGAGACCAAAGCCGAGCTCCTCCAGTGTG ATGAGAAGAACGGGGTTCCCAGCAGCCCCCAGAAGGCGGCCCTGACCTCGGATGTTGACCCTGAGaaggagccggagctggagccTGCGGAGCCCAGGGATCCGGGAAAACCCTCGGTCTTCGTGGTCTTCCGGAAG ATCTGGCTGACGGCGCTGTGCCTTGTGTTGGTCTTCACAGTCACCCTGTCGGTCTTCCCCGCCATCACTGCCATGGTGACCAGCTCCACCAGCCCCGGGAAGTGGA CCTTCTCCCTCCCAGGTGAGTTCTTCAaccccatctgctgcttcctcctcttcaACGTCATGGACTGGCTGGGGCGGAGCCTGACCTCCTACTTCCTATGG CCCGTGGAGAACAGCcggctgctgcccctgctggtctGCCTGCGCTTCCTCTTCGTGCCTCTCTTCATGCTGTGCCATGTGCCCCAGCGTGCCCGGCTGCCCATCCTCTTCCCCCAGGATGCCTACTTCATCATTTTCATGCTCCTCTTCGCCGTCTCCAACGGCTACCTGGTGTCCCTCACCATGTGCCTGGCACCCAG GCAGGTGCTGGCGCATGAGAGGGAGGTGGCCGGCGCCCTCATGACCTTCTTCCTGGCCCTCGGACTCTCCTGCGgggcctccctctccttcctcttcaaGGCCCTGCTCTGA
- the SLC29A2 gene encoding equilibrative nucleoside transporter 2 isoform X2 — translation MCRSSFPQPAPVPAGSAAAAMARGDAPRDSYHLVGISFFILGLGTLLPWNFFITAIPYFQGRLAGANGTAGALSTNHTGPTDAFNFNNWVTLLSQLPLLLFTLLNSFLYQCVPEAVRILGSLLAMLLLFALTAALVKVDVSPGPFFSITMASVWFINSFCAVLQGSLFGQLGTMPSTYNTLFLSGQGLAGIFAALAMLTSMASGVDAQTSALGYFLTPCVGIVLSIVCYLSLPHLEFARYYLAKKPSQAPTQELETKAELLQCDEKNGVPSSPQKAALTSDVDPEKEPELEPAEPRDPGKPSVFVVFRKIWLTALCLVLVFTVTLSVFPAITAMVTSSTSPGKWTFSLPGEFFNPICCFLLFNVMDWLGRSLTSYFLWAGAGA, via the exons ATGTGCAGGAGCAGCTTCCCCCAGCCCGCCCCGGTCCCGGCGGGTTCCGCTGCGGCCGCCATGGCGCGAGGAGACGCCCCGCGGGACAG CTACCACCTGGTCGGGATCAGCTTCTTTATCCTGGGGCTGGGCACCCTCCTTCCCTGGAACTTCTTCATCACCGCCATCCCG TACTTCCAGGGGCGGCTGGCGGGGGCCAACGGCACAGCCGGGGCCCTGAGCACCAACCACACGGGCCCCACAGACGCCTTCAACTTCAACAACTGGGTGACACTGCTGTCacagctgcctctgctgctcttcaCCCTCCTCAACTCCTTCCTGTACCAGTG CGTCCCGGAGGCCGTTAGGATCCTGGGCAGCCTGCTGGCCATGCTGCTGCTCTTCGCTCTCACGGCCGCGCTGGTCAAGGTGGACGTGAGCCCTGGGCCCTTCTTCTCCATCACCATGGCCTCCGTCTGGTTCATCAACT CTTTCTGCGCAGTTCTGCAGGGCAGCCTCTTCGGGCAGCTGGGCACCATGCCGTCCACGTACAACACCCTCTTCCTCAGCGGCCAGGGCCTGGCCGGGATCTTTGCTGCCCTTGCCATGCTCACGTCCATGGCCA GTGGTGTGGATGCCCAGACCTCCGCCCTGGGGTACTTCCTCACGCCCTGCGTGGGCATCGTCCTGTCCATCGTGTGCTACCTGAGCCTGCCGCACCTG GAGTTTGCCCGCTACTACCTGGCCAAGAAACCATCGCAGGCCCCGACCCAAGAGCTGGAGACCAAAGCCGAGCTCCTCCAGTGTG ATGAGAAGAACGGGGTTCCCAGCAGCCCCCAGAAGGCGGCCCTGACCTCGGATGTTGACCCTGAGaaggagccggagctggagccTGCGGAGCCCAGGGATCCGGGAAAACCCTCGGTCTTCGTGGTCTTCCGGAAG ATCTGGCTGACGGCGCTGTGCCTTGTGTTGGTCTTCACAGTCACCCTGTCGGTCTTCCCCGCCATCACTGCCATGGTGACCAGCTCCACCAGCCCCGGGAAGTGGA CCTTCTCCCTCCCAGGTGAGTTCTTCAaccccatctgctgcttcctcctcttcaACGTCATGGACTGGCTGGGGCGGAGCCTGACCTCCTACTTCCTATGG GCAGGTGCTGGCGCATGA
- the SLC29A2 gene encoding equilibrative nucleoside transporter 2 (The RefSeq protein has 5 substitutions compared to this genomic sequence), which yields MARGDAPRDSYHLVGISFFILGLGTLLPWNFFITAIPYFQGRLAGANGTAGALSTNHTGPTDAFNFNNWVTLLSQLPLLLFTLLNSFLYQCIPEAVRILGSLLAMLLLFALTAALVKVDVSPGPFFSITMASAWFINSFCAVLQGSLFGQLGTMPSTYNTLFLSGQGLAGIFAALAMLTSMASGVDAQTSALGYFLTPCVGIVLSIVCYLSLPHLEFARYYLAKKPSQAPTQELETKAELLQCDEKNGVPSSPQKAALTSDVDPEKEPELEPAEPRDPGKPSVFVVFRKIWLTALCLVLVFTVTLSVFPAITAMVTSSTSPGKWSEFFNPICCFLLFNVMDWLGRSLTSYFLWPVENSRLLPLLVRLRFLFVPLFMLCHVPQRARLPILFPQAANFIIFMLLFAVSNGYLVSLTMCLAPRQVLAHEREVAGALMTFFLALGLSCGASLSFLFKALL from the exons ATGGCGCGAGGAGACGCCCCGCGGGACAG CTACCACCTGGTCGGGATCAGCTTCTTTATCCTGGGGCTGGGCACCCTCCTTCCCTGGAACTTCTTCATCACCGCCATCCCG TACTTCCAGGGGCGGCTGGCGGGGGCCAACGGCACAGCCGGGGCCCTGAGCACCAACCACACGGGCCCCACAGACGCCTTCAACTTCAACAACTGGGTGACACTGCTGTCacagctgcctctgctgctcttcaCCCTCCTCAACTCCTTCCTGTACCAGTG CGTCCCGGAGGCCGTTAGGATCCTGGGCAGCCTGCTGGCCATGCTGCTGCTCTTCGCTCTCACGGCCGCGCTGGTCAAGGTGGACGTGAGCCCTGGGCCCTTCTTCTCCATCACCATGGCCTCCGTCTGGTTCATCAACT CTTTCTGCGCAGTTCTGCAGGGCAGCCTCTTCGGGCAGCTGGGCACCATGCCGTCCACGTACAACACCCTCTTCCTCAGCGGCCAGGGCCTGGCCGGGATCTTTGCTGCCCTTGCCATGCTCACGTCCATGGCCA GTGGTGTGGATGCCCAGACCTCCGCCCTGGGGTACTTCCTCACGCCCTGCGTGGGCATCGTCCTGTCCATCGTGTGCTACCTGAGCCTGCCGCACCTG GAGTTTGCCCGCTACTACCTGGCCAAGAAACCATCGCAGGCCCCGACCCAAGAGCTGGAGACCAAAGCCGAGCTCCTCCAGTGTG ATGAGAAGAACGGGGTTCCCAGCAGCCCCCAGAAGGCGGCCCTGACCTCGGATGTTGACCCTGAGaaggagccggagctggagccTGCGGAGCCCAGGGATCCGGGAAAACCCTCGGTCTTCGTGGTCTTCCGGAAG ATCTGGCTGACGGCGCTGTGCCTTGTGTTGGTCTTCACAGTCACCCTGTCGGTCTTCCCCGCCATCACTGCCATGGTGACCAGCTCCACCAGCCCCGGGAAGTGGA GTGAGTTCTTCAaccccatctgctgcttcctcctcttcaACGTCATGGACTGGCTGGGGCGGAGCCTGACCTCCTACTTCCTATGG CCCGTGGAGAACAGCcggctgctgcccctgctggtctGCCTGCGCTTCCTCTTCGTGCCTCTCTTCATGCTGTGCCATGTGCCCCAGCGTGCCCGGCTGCCCATCCTCTTCCCCCAGGATGCCTACTTCATCATTTTCATGCTCCTCTTCGCCGTCTCCAACGGCTACCTGGTGTCCCTCACCATGTGCCTGGCACCCAG GCAGGTGCTGGCGCATGAGAGGGAGGTGGCCGGCGCCCTCATGACCTTCTTCCTGGCCCTCGGACTCTCCTGCGgggcctccctctccttcctcttcaaGGCCCTGCTCTGA
- the B4GAT1 gene encoding beta-1,4-glucuronyltransferase 1, which produces MQMSYAIRCAFYQLLLAALMLVAMLQLLYLSLLSGLHGQEEQDQYFEFFPPSPRSVDQVKAQLRTALASGGVLDASGDYRVYRGLLKTTMDPNDVILATHASVDNLLHLSGLLERWEGPLSVSVFAATKEEAQLATVLAYALSSHCPDMRARVAMHLVCPSRYEAAVPDPREPGEFALLRTCQEVFDKLARVAQPGVNYALGTNVSYPNNLLRNLAREGANYALVIDVDMVPSEGLWRGLREMLDQSSQWGGTALVVPAFEIRRARRMPMSKTELLQLYQVGEVRPFYYGLCTPCQAPTNYSRWVNLPEESLLRPAYVVPWQDPWEPFYVAGGKVPTFDERFRQYGFNRISQACELHVAGFDFEVLNEGFLVHKGFKEALKFHPQKEAENQHNKILYRQFKQELKAKYPSSPRRC; this is translated from the exons ATGCAGATGTCCTACGCCATCCGGTGCGCCTTCTACCAGCTGCTGCTGGCCGCGCTCATGCTGGTGGCGATGCTGCAGCTGCTCTACCTGTCGCTGCTGTCCGGGCTGCACGGCCAGGAGGAGCAAGACCAGTACTTCGAGTTCTTCCCGCCGTCCCCGCGCTCCGTGGACCAGGTCAAGGCGCAGCTCCGCACGGCGCTGGCCTCCGGAGGCGTCCTGGATGCCAGCGGCGACTACCGCGTCTACCGAGGCCTCCTCAAGACCACCATGGACCCCAACGATGTCATCCTGGCCACGCACGCCAGCGTGGACAATCTGCTGCACCTGTCAGGCCTGCTGGAGCGCTGGGAGGGCCCGCTGTCCGTGTCGGTGTTCGCGGCCACCAAGGAGGAGGCGCAGCtggccacggtgctggcctacgCGCTAAGCAGCCACTGCCCCGACATGCGGGCCCGGGTCGCCATGCACCTCGTGTGTCCCTCGCGCTACGAGGCCGCCGTGCCCGACCCTCGGGAGCCGGGGGAGTTTGCCCTACTGCGGACGTGCCAGGAAGTCTTTGACAAGCTGGCCAGGGTGGCCCAGCCCGGCGTCAACTACGCCCTGGGCACCAACGTCTCCTACCCCAACAACCTGTTGAGGAATCTGGCCCGGGAGGGGGCCAACTACGCCCTGGTGATTGACGTGGACATGGTGCCCAGCGAGGGGCTGTGGCGAGGCCTGCGGGAAATGCTGGACCAGAGCAGCCAGTGGGGGGGCACGGCCCTGGTGGTGCCCGCCTTCGAGATCCGCCGGGCCCGCCGCATGCCCATGAGCAAGACGGAGCTGCTGCAGCTCTACCAGGTGGGCGAGGTGCGGCCCTTCTACTACGGGCTGTGCACGCCCTGCCAGGCCCCCACCAACTACTCCCGCTGGGTCAACCTCCCGGAAGAGAGCCTGCTGAGGCCGGCCTACGTGGTGCCCTGGCAGGACCCCTGGGAGCCATTCTACGTGGCTGGAGGCAAGGTGCCCACCTTCGACGAGCGCTTCCGGCAGTACGGCTTCAACCGCATCAGCCAG GCCTGCGAGCTGCACGTGGCGGGGTTTGATTTCGAGGTGCTGAACGAAGGCTTCCTGGTCCACAAGGGCTTCAAAGAGGCTCTGAAGTTCCACCCGCAGAAGGAGGCCGAGAACCAGCACAATAAGATCCTTTACCGCCAGTTCAAGCAGGAGCTAAAGGCCAAGTACCCCAGCTCGCCCCGCCGCTGCTGA
- the LOC103347314 gene encoding uncharacterized protein, with protein MAGCASHRSWALLAVPPTTHRQVAQAAQAPQPAPEPVQLLRPPSSARGVPSASLLVWSSVLGLAPASSGAREAWPPWASPSSWPPWASPSSWPVHCFQRLPRFMRQEQPEATEAMSACAGGVPAGGSVSTGQVPMEGCLPPPLCSRSPSCPLPRDDAGGQTGGPRRGLSGPQNCENHDSCSSLSARLRCNASALAREASVLRLGPALRAPSSRTLHLQKEKAHSRSECWNDRQGGAGGRAGSRRLTGGAEPGAGRDNTHRGQCGLWPHVRVSLGPSHRLPAMDPAAELPETLCSPSPPGGGACRCFRVRHQEAPAGGSSPLDRGGRGMLGYRGPVSIATGGPSRRPSPRGRPLVGFRLSSGPPSARRHLPVVCGGRARPRPQLGRVTEPAVGVNTRLFTLPASRALRGGGQGEPRGTGF; from the exons ATGGCTGGGTGCGCCTCTCACAGGAGCTGGGCGCTGTTGGCGGTGCCACCTACGACCCACAGGCAGGTGGCCCAGGCCGCCCAGGCCCCTCAGCCTGCCCCGGAACCAGTCCAGCTCCTGCGCCCGCCTTCCTCTGCCCGCGGCGTGCCCTCAGCATCTCTTCTGGTATGGTCCTCCGTCCTCGGCTTGGCTCCCGCTTCCTCTGGGGCCAGAGAGGCCTGGCCTCCGTGGGCCAgtccctcctcctggcctccgTGGGCCAGTCCCTCCTCCTGGCCGGTGCACTGTTTTCAACGTCTCCCAAGGTTCATGCGTCAGGAACAACCCGAGGCGACAGAGGCGATGAGCGCGTGCGCTGGCGGTGTCCCTGCGGGCGGCTCGGTCAGCACCGGGCAGGTTCCGATGGAAGGATGCttgccccctcccctctgctctcgctcgccctcctgccctctgccaaGAGACGATGCGGGTGGCCAGACGGGGGGCCCTCGACGTGGACTGTCCGggccccagaactgtgagaaccACGATTCCTGCTCTTCACTAAGTGCGAGGCTCAG GTGCAATGCCTCTGCCCTGGCCAGGGAAGCCTCCGTTCTAAGACTCGGCCCCGCCCTACGAGCTCCATCAAGCCGCACCCTCCACTTGCAAAAAGAGAAAGCTCACTCCCGCTCCGAGTGCTGGAACGATCGCCAAGGCG GAGCAGGAGGTCGTGCCGGCTCCCGCCGATTGACCGGAGGCGCAGAACCGGGCGCCGGACGTGACAATACGCACCGCGGGCAGTGCGGCCTCTGGCCTCACGTCCGAGTCTCCCTGGGTCCGAGTCACAGGCTGCCGGCGATGGACCCCGCGGCCGAGCTTCCGGAAACTCTATGCAGTCCCTCTCctccggggggcggggcctgccggTGCTTCCGCGTGCGTCATCAGGAGGCGCCCGCCGGGGGAAGCTCACCATTGGACCGCGGGGGCCGAGGCATGCTGGGATACCGCGGGCCGGTTTCCATAGCGACGGGCGGACCGTCTCGCAGGCCTTCCCCGCGGGGAAGGCCGCTCGTGGGTTTCCGGCTGAGCAGCGGGCCGCCCTCCGCCCGCCGTCACCTCCCCGTGGTGTGCGGGGGGAgagcccgcccccgcccccagctcggGAGAGTAACGGAGCCAGCCGTGGGTGTGAACACGCGTTTATTTACACTTCCCGCCTCCCGCGCCCTCAGGGGCGGAGGCCAGGGGGAACCTAGGGGAACTGGATTCTAA
- the BRMS1 gene encoding breast cancer metastasis-suppressor 1: protein MPIQPPGKDPEEMEAEGDSAAEMNGEEEESEEERSGSQTESEEESSEMDDEDYERRRSECVSEMLDLEKQFSQLKDKLFRERLTQLRLRLEEVGAETAPEYMEPLGGLQRSLKIRIQVAGIYKGFCLDVIRNKYECELQGARQHLESEKLLLYDTLHGELQERIQRLEEDRQSLDLSSEWWDDKLHARGSAKTWDAVPPSKRKKAPLVSGPYIVYMLQEVDILEDWTAIKKARAAVSPQKRKADGP, encoded by the exons ATGCCCATCCAGCCGCCCGGCAAAGACCCGGAAGAGATGGAAGCGGAGGGCGACTCGGCTGCCGAGATGAacggggaggaggaagagagcgaGGAGGAGCGGAGCGGCAGCCAGACCGAGTCGGAGGAGGAGAGCTCAG AGATGGACGACGAGGACTACGAGCGGCGCCGCAGCGAGTGCGTCAGCGAGATGCTGGACCTGGAGAAGCAGTTCTCGCAGCTGAAGGACAa GTTGTTCAGGGAGCGCCTGACTCAGCTGCGCCTGCGGCTGGAGGAAGTGGGGGCTGAGACGGCCCCTGAGTACATGGAGCCCCTTGGGGGGCTGCAGCGCAGCCTGAAGATCCGCATTCAGGTGGCAG GCATCTACAAGGGCTTCTGTCTGGACGTGATCAGGAACAAGTACGAGTGTGAGCTGCAGGGTGCCAGACAGCACCTGGAG AGCGAGAAGCTGCTGCTCTATGACACGCTGCACGGGGAGCTGCAGGAGCGGATCCAGAGGCTGGAGGAGGACCGCCAGAGCCTGGACCTCAGCTCCG AGTGGTGGGATGACAAACTCCACGCCAGAGGCAGCGCGAAGACCTGGGACGCGGTGCCACCCAGCAAGAGGAAGAAGGCACCTCTGGTTTCCG GCCCCTACATCGTGTACATGCTGCAGGAGGTCGACATTCTGGAGGACTGGACGGCCATCAAGAAG GCGCGGGCAGCTGTGTCCCCTCAGAAGAGGAAAGCGGATG GGCCATGA